In Elaeis guineensis isolate ETL-2024a chromosome 1, EG11, whole genome shotgun sequence, a genomic segment contains:
- the LOC140858162 gene encoding uncharacterized protein: MAPVRPSDSVPVGVSKGQAGLAKIIAIISTLPPSRIERGSCNSEAAGAGELALGLDLNLRLGPPPDVGGGSSGNEDDKGGGLTAQSGVVVESREESAVESTVDKGSGSAPQAGEMSSAISPAERSSEGECDPEEVGEESRKEAKESSGITTAPSRKADDRNEDEEAVVEVIKKEEDQEEKETKGGDGSGTEEAGWNRRKFDGSEGYLDLLLEAVRQVSGGLFEEEPGKEKAPEEDKVSERTAARVAQGSKRRGTEWLPFHLCDDSAPIVRSKRGRSQALPSRFRDSVLDPWRKLPTVTRHGRAARP, translated from the coding sequence ATGGCGCCGGTTCGTCCTTCTGATTCGGTCCCCGTCGGTGTTTCGAAGGGCCAGGCCGGTCTGGCCAAGATCATCGCCATCATTTCCACCCTCCCTCCTTCACGAATCGAGCGCGGCAGCTGTAATTCTGAGGCCGCGGGTGCGGGAGAGCTCGCACTCGGCCTTGATTTGAACCTCCGATTGGGACCACCGCCGGACGTCGGAGGAGGATCGTCGGGGAACGAGGACGACAAGGGTGGGGGCCTCACCGCGCAGAGCGGCGTGGTCGTGGAGTCCAGAGAGGAGTCCGCGGTCGAGTCCACGGTCGACAAGGGCTCTGGGAGTGCCCCGCAAGCGGGGGAGATGAGCAGCGCCATCTCGCCGGCGGAGAGGAGCTCGGAAGGCGAATGCGATCCGGAGGAGGTCGGAGAGGAGAGCCGGAAGGAAGCCAAAGAATCGTCCGGTATCACGACTGCTCCATCGAGGAAAGCCGACGACCGTAACGAAGACGAGGAGGCGGTGGTGGAGGtcatcaagaaagaagaagaccAAGAGGAAAAAGAAACCAAAGGCGGCGACGGCAGCGGGACAGAGGAAGCCGGGTGGAATCGTAGGAAATTCGATGGAAGCGAGGGTTATCTGGACCTGCTCTTGGAGGCGGTGCGGCAGGTCTCCGGAGGTTTATTTGAGGAGGAGCCGGGGAAGGAGAAGGCGCCGGAAGAGGACAAGGTGTCGGAGAGAACAGCGGCGAGGGTGGCGCAAGGATCGAAGAGGAGAGGGACGGAGTGGCTGCCGTTCCATCTGTGCGACGATTCGGCCCCCATCGTCCGATCGAAACGCGGGCGGAGCCAGGCGTTGCCTTCGCGGTTCCgggactccgtcctcgacccctgGCGGAAGCTGCCGACAGTCACCCGCCACGGCCGGGCGGCGAGACCCTGA